From one Phycodurus eques isolate BA_2022a chromosome 19, UOR_Pequ_1.1, whole genome shotgun sequence genomic stretch:
- the st6galnac gene encoding alpha-N-acetylgalactosaminide alpha-2,6-sialyltransferase 2 codes for MSAQRRLALAALSVASVFGVYFLSGNLETPLALSWSHLARGSLWSKPRDSEPRLHGNRTSPAPLPAVPCGPTPVGTTLAPAAVAPSHKNISGKPTEPPFIGDAYASEDVPPQTDCPDGIRNRIPKSDFAGLFLSNVPVLQWSKHATADEYRRLRPYAGANGWGGLTFQTLSDALAALNRSANAAVFDDWKGRAGTSRCIRCAVVGNGGILRDSKKGEEIDRHHYVFRTNGAILAGFEEDVGVRSTHYTFSTNTLINSMRSYASAGYRGPPRSQETRYVFLPDHDRDYQMVKAAARRTLVEGGRERGKDPTAYFGKDVTATKLKMYHPDFVRYLRNRFLPSQTLKTKHKNIYRPSTGAVMLLAALHACDRVSAYGFMTPQYKDYSDHYYDNKYRPVGFFVNHDLMLEMNLWQRLHRAGLITLYMRS; via the exons ATGTCTGCGCAGAGGCGGTTGGCGCTGGCCGCCCTCAGCGTGGCCTCCGTGTTCGGCGTCTACTTCCTGTCCGGGAACCTGGAGACCCCCCTGGCGCTGTCCTGGTCCCACTTGGCTCGGGGGTCTTTGTGGAG TAAGCCGCGAGATTCTGAGCCGCGTCTTCACGGAAACCGGACGAGCCCCGCCCCCTTACCGGCGGTACCGTGTGGCCCCACCCCCGTCGGTACTACGCTTGCGCCGGCCGCCGTCGCGCCCTCCCACAAAAACATTTCCGGGAAGCCCACCGAGCCTCCCTTCATCGGAGACGCTTACGCCAGTGAAGACGTCCCGCCGCAAACT GACTGCCCTGACGGCATCCGGAACCGCATCCCAAAGTCGGACTTTGCGGGGCTGTTCCTGAGCAACGTTCCGGTGCTGCAGTGGTCCAAACACGCCACGGCCGACGAATACCGCCGCCTGCGTCCGTATGCGGGCGCAAATGGCTGGGGGGGCCTCACCTTCCAAA CGCTGTCGGACGCGCTGGCGGCGCTCAACCGGTCCGCCAACGCCGCCGTCTTTGACGACTGGAAGGGTCGCGCCGGAACGTCCCGCTGCATCCGCTGCGCCGTGGTCGGGAACGGCGGCATCCTGAGGGACTCCAAGAAGGGCGAGGAGATCGACCGGCACCACTACGTCTTCAG GACAAACGGCGCCATCTTGGCGGGCTTCGAGGAGGACGTGGGGGTCCGCAGCACCCACTACACCTTCTCCACCAACACGCTGATCAACTCCATGAGGAGCTACGCCTCCGCCGGCTACCGAGGGCCGCCGCGGTCTCAG GAAACGCGCTACGTCTTCCTGCCCGACCACGACCGCGACTACCAGATGGTGAAGGCGGCGGCCCGGCGGACCCTCGTCGAGGGAGGACGCGAGCGAGGCAAAGA TCCGACCGCGTACTTCGGCAAGGACGTGACGGCGACCAAGCTGAAGATGTACCATCCCGACTTCGTCCGCTACCTCAGAAACAG GTTCCTTCCGTCCCAAACCCTGAAAACCAAACACAAGAACATCTACCGGCCGTCGACCGGCGCCGTCATGCTACTGGCGGCGCTGCACGCCTGCGACCGCGTCAGCGCGTACGGCTTCATGACGCCGCAGTACAAAGATTACTCGGACCACTACTACGACAACAAGTACCGCCCCGTGGGATTCTTCGTCAACCACGACCTGATGCTGGAGATGAACCTGTGGCAGCGGCTCCACCGGGCGGGTCTCATCACACTCTACATGCGCTCCTGA